Proteins encoded together in one Salmo salar chromosome ssa08, Ssal_v3.1, whole genome shotgun sequence window:
- the LOC106610088 gene encoding zinc finger protein with KRAB and SCAN domains 8-like isoform X2 has protein sequence MADCLVFHTQIASIMEVLANAAVAEICKLVDDDYAVFRLEITQSRKENRALRRKLLELKVARERAERTTQERVLASRPSSVKILDRYREMARGEGHLTEGHRSFVKPVGHNTWRDDQPITVDEGSGTSTQQVIIIESADAEAAGPGVKQERSEREEDPWHSRDTQTRVAVEAHVATKDPPTIAPAPPRTRHRITEVSGTQNAVLKSETDTDTLTVTHRLLRTGSDHRSDPERLGLGRPGCPPASGSEYLLHGNPSPRTVHSLRDSGDELAGNDLSCSYTTEMDPGNMPLGLETLIDPSRGDWNRYSSSVYSEGSLDKKGEVLVVDEVTVKVEGDAPLTWNVDKTDLGEGHSQGRDFLNYRESLETNPNVTTHSPLHTVRDRESVSTSMGPSDSQDRVLFDQVLNSKGQKAKARGREATSGKSKEKRFLCMFCNKGFSCPQKVEIHQRVHTGEKPFGCTQCHMRFAEAGNLKKHQRVHTGEKPFGCTQCHMRFAQAGHLKRHQRVHTGDK, from the exons ATGGCTGACTGtttggtttttcacactcaaatagcctccattatggaggtgctagcgaatgccgccgtggcggagatctgtaaactcgtagacgacgactatgcagtgtttcgtttggaaataactcaaagccGGAAAGAAAACAGGGCATTGCGGAGAAAACTACTAGAACTTAAGGTGGCACGGGAGCGCGCAGAGAGGACAACGCAAGAGCGCGTCCTCGCCAGTCGTCCCAGTAGTGTCAAGATCCTCGACCGATACAGAGAAATGGCAAGAG gtgaaggacatctcactgaaggccacaggagctttgtgaagccagtgggacacaatacatggagagatgaccaaccaatcactgttgatgaggggagtggaacctcaacccagcaaGTTATCATAATAGAG TCTGCAGATGCAGAGGCTGCAGGTCCTGGGGTCAAGCAGGAGAGGTCTGAAAGAGAGGAGGACCCATGGCACAGCAGAGACACCCAGACTCGGGTGGCTGTAGAGGCCCATGTAGCCACAAAGGACCCCCCCACCATCGCCCCAGCACCGCCCAGGACCCGACACAGAATCACGGAGGTCAGTGGAACGCAGAACGCCGTCctcaagtcagagacagacacgGATACTTTAACTGTAACACACAGGCTCTTACGCACAGGATCTGACCACAGATCAGATCCAGAaagactggggctggggagacCGGGCTGTCCTCCTGCTTCTGGCTCAGAGTATTTACTTCACGGTAACCCAAGCCCGAGGACTGTTCATTCCCTTCGGGACTCAGGTGACGAATTAGCTGGCAATGATCTGTCTTGTTCTTACACTACAGAGATGGACCCTGGCAACATGCCCTTGGGCTTAGAGACACTCATTGATCCATCCAGAGGGGACTGGAAccggtacagtagtagtgtatactctgaagggtCCCTAGATAAGAAAGGGGAGGTTCTAGTCGTAGATGAAGTGACTGTGAAAGTGGAGGGCGACGCTCCTCTGACATGGAATGTAGATAAGACCGACTTAGGAGAAGGACACTCACAAGGCAGAGATTTCTTAAATTACAGGGAAAGCTTAGAGACAAATCCAAATGTCACGACCCACTCTCCTTTACACACAGTCAGGGATCGTGAGTCAGTGTCCACGTCGATGGGACCTTCCGATTCACAGGACCGCGTCCTTTTcgatcaggtattgaactcaaaGGGCCAAAAGGCCAAGGCACGGGGTAGAGAAGCAACATCAGGCAAAAGTAAAGAGaaacggttcctctgcatgttctgtaacaaaggcttcagctgcccccagaaggtggagatccaccagagggtccacacaggggagaaacccttcgGCTGTACCCAGTGTCATATGCGCTTCGCTGAGGCTGGCAACCTGAAGaagcaccagagggtccacacaggggagaaaccctttggctgtacccagtgtcacatgcgcttcGCCCAGGCTGGTCACCTGAAGagacaccagagggtccacacaggggataAATAA
- the LOC106610088 gene encoding neurotrophin receptor-interacting factor 1-like isoform X1: MLRIIEWCQMERQPFYGVLTKCAILCFFCCSDLNFFLYNVSAIVSYDRKELLDNRTAISNLDLDEDFYFNESEAKDVLIIPDQALIPDPCRRHYRELHAGTLVRLRGQINKSNLLDELRLRRSYQRDITNCNILSFSESWLNKDIDNINLAGFSMPRQDRMAEYGEGHLTEGHRSFVKPVGHNTWRDDQPITVDEGSGTSTQQVIIIESADAEAAGPGVKQERSEREEDPWHSRDTQTRVAVEAHVATKDPPTIAPAPPRTRHRITEVSGTQNAVLKSETDTDTLTVTHRLLRTGSDHRSDPERLGLGRPGCPPASGSEYLLHGNPSPRTVHSLRDSGDELAGNDLSCSYTTEMDPGNMPLGLETLIDPSRGDWNRYSSSVYSEGSLDKKGEVLVVDEVTVKVEGDAPLTWNVDKTDLGEGHSQGRDFLNYRESLETNPNVTTHSPLHTVRDRESVSTSMGPSDSQDRVLFDQVLNSKGQKAKARGREATSGKSKEKRFLCMFCNKGFSCPQKVEIHQRVHTGEKPFGCTQCHMRFAEAGNLKKHQRVHTGEKPFGCTQCHMRFAQAGHLKRHQRVHTGDK; encoded by the exons ATGTTACGAATTATTGAATGGTGCCAGATGGAACGGCAGCCATTTTACGGGGTCCTGACCAAgtgtgctattttgtgttttttttgttgctctgATCTTAACTTTTTTCTATACAATGTTTCCGCCAtcgtttcctatgaccgaaaagagcttctggacaacAGAACAGCTATCAGTAACCTTGATTTGGACGaagacttctacttcaatgagtcggaggCGAAAGACGTATTGATTATCCCTGACCAGGCACTAATCCCTGACCCTTGTAGAAGGCATTATAGAGAACTCCATGCGGGCACCCTGGTGAGACTACGGGGACAAATAAATAAATCGAATCTACTAGACGAGCTCCGTTTGAGACGATCCTATCAACGAGACATtacgaactgtaatatactaTCCTTCTCGGAGTCATGGCTTAACAAGGATATAGATAATATAAatctagctggtttttctatgcCTCGGCAGGACAGAATGGCAGAGTACG gtgaaggacatctcactgaaggccacaggagctttgtgaagccagtgggacacaatacatggagagatgaccaaccaatcactgttgatgaggggagtggaacctcaacccagcaaGTTATCATAATAGAG TCTGCAGATGCAGAGGCTGCAGGTCCTGGGGTCAAGCAGGAGAGGTCTGAAAGAGAGGAGGACCCATGGCACAGCAGAGACACCCAGACTCGGGTGGCTGTAGAGGCCCATGTAGCCACAAAGGACCCCCCCACCATCGCCCCAGCACCGCCCAGGACCCGACACAGAATCACGGAGGTCAGTGGAACGCAGAACGCCGTCctcaagtcagagacagacacgGATACTTTAACTGTAACACACAGGCTCTTACGCACAGGATCTGACCACAGATCAGATCCAGAaagactggggctggggagacCGGGCTGTCCTCCTGCTTCTGGCTCAGAGTATTTACTTCACGGTAACCCAAGCCCGAGGACTGTTCATTCCCTTCGGGACTCAGGTGACGAATTAGCTGGCAATGATCTGTCTTGTTCTTACACTACAGAGATGGACCCTGGCAACATGCCCTTGGGCTTAGAGACACTCATTGATCCATCCAGAGGGGACTGGAAccggtacagtagtagtgtatactctgaagggtCCCTAGATAAGAAAGGGGAGGTTCTAGTCGTAGATGAAGTGACTGTGAAAGTGGAGGGCGACGCTCCTCTGACATGGAATGTAGATAAGACCGACTTAGGAGAAGGACACTCACAAGGCAGAGATTTCTTAAATTACAGGGAAAGCTTAGAGACAAATCCAAATGTCACGACCCACTCTCCTTTACACACAGTCAGGGATCGTGAGTCAGTGTCCACGTCGATGGGACCTTCCGATTCACAGGACCGCGTCCTTTTcgatcaggtattgaactcaaaGGGCCAAAAGGCCAAGGCACGGGGTAGAGAAGCAACATCAGGCAAAAGTAAAGAGaaacggttcctctgcatgttctgtaacaaaggcttcagctgcccccagaaggtggagatccaccagagggtccacacaggggagaaacccttcgGCTGTACCCAGTGTCATATGCGCTTCGCTGAGGCTGGCAACCTGAAGaagcaccagagggtccacacaggggagaaaccctttggctgtacccagtgtcacatgcgcttcGCCCAGGCTGGTCACCTGAAGagacaccagagggtccacacaggggataAATAA
- the LOC123744271 gene encoding uncharacterized protein isoform X2: MANCMVFHTQIASIMEVLANAAVAEICKLVDDDYAVFRLEISESQKQNRALRRKLQLQELKVARERADRTMRERVLASRPSSVKILDQYRGMARGEGHLTGGQRNFVKPAGHNTWRDDQPITVDEGSGTSTQHVIMIEDADAAGPGVKLERSEGEEDLRHSRDIQTGAGAGVEPPVATDDPTTAPAQPRTRCSITEEEGPEMVLVKEEGCEESLGNPEGTMVMEDNQTTPPPEPTEEPAEQHRTTHSLTEVSPM, from the exons atggctaactgtatggtttttcacactcagatagcctccatcatggaggtgctagcgaatgcagcagtggcagagatctgtaaactcgtagacgacgactatgcagtgtttcgaTTGGAAATTTCTGAAAGCCAGAAACAGAACAGGGCATTGCGGAGGAAATTACAGCTACAGGAACTGAAGGTGGCACGGGAGCGCGCAGACAGGACAATGCGAGAGCGCGTCCTCGCCAGTCGTCCCAGTAGTGTCAAGATCCTCGACCAATACAgaggaatggcaagag gtgaaggacatctcactggaggccaAAGAAATTTTgtgaagccagcaggacacaatacatggagagatgaccaaccaatcactgttgatgaggggagtggaacctcaacccagcatgTTATCATGATAGAG GATGCAGATGCTGCAGGTCCTGGGGTCAAGCTGGAGaggtctgaaggagaggaggacctgcggcacagcagagacatccagactggaGCAGGGGCTGGAGTAGAGCCCCCTGTAGCCACGGATGACCCCACCACCGCCCCAGCGCAGCCCAGGACCCGATGCAGCATCACGGAG GAGGAGGGTCCAGAGATGGTGCtggtgaaggaggaggggtgtgaggagagtctggggaaccctgaggggaccatggttatggaggacaaccagactacaccacctcctgaacccacagaggaaccagctgagcagcacaggaccacacacagtctcactgaggtGAGCCCAATGTAA
- the LOC123744271 gene encoding zinc finger protein 583 isoform X1 translates to MANCMVFHTQIASIMEVLANAAVAEICKLVDDDYAVFRLEISESQKQNRALRRKLQLQELKVARERADRTMRERVLASRPSSVKILDQYRGMARGEGHLTGGQRNFVKPAGHNTWRDDQPITVDEGSGTSTQHVIMIEDADAAGPGVKLERSEGEEDLRHSRDIQTGAGAGVEPPVATDDPTTAPAQPRTRCSITEVSGTPNAALKSETDTETLMGLGQLGCPPAPCSEYLLYGSPRTVLSHQDTGDTLQAGNDPSCSYATATEMISGDMPVALDTQTNPMRGEMDRYSGSVYSEGSLEKKGEVIVIDEVTVKVEGDAPLTWNADETHLREGHSQGNTSDFLDYSESIEKNQNVVTHSPLLTFKDCDPVSTSMAPSDSHGRILFDQVLNSNKRARAKALGGGATSGNSKEKRFLCMFCNKGFSCPQKVEIHQRVHTGEKPFSCTQCHMRFAQACTLKRHQRVHTGEKPYSCTQCHMRFAQAGNLKMHLKVHTGERSSGI, encoded by the exons atggctaactgtatggtttttcacactcagatagcctccatcatggaggtgctagcgaatgcagcagtggcagagatctgtaaactcgtagacgacgactatgcagtgtttcgaTTGGAAATTTCTGAAAGCCAGAAACAGAACAGGGCATTGCGGAGGAAATTACAGCTACAGGAACTGAAGGTGGCACGGGAGCGCGCAGACAGGACAATGCGAGAGCGCGTCCTCGCCAGTCGTCCCAGTAGTGTCAAGATCCTCGACCAATACAgaggaatggcaagag gtgaaggacatctcactggaggccaAAGAAATTTTgtgaagccagcaggacacaatacatggagagatgaccaaccaatcactgttgatgaggggagtggaacctcaacccagcatgTTATCATGATAGAG GATGCAGATGCTGCAGGTCCTGGGGTCAAGCTGGAGaggtctgaaggagaggaggacctgcggcacagcagagacatccagactggaGCAGGGGCTGGAGTAGAGCCCCCTGTAGCCACGGATGACCCCACCACCGCCCCAGCGCAGCCCAGGACCCGATGCAGCATCACGGAGGTCAGTGGAACGCCGAACGCCGCCctcaagtcagagacagacaccGAGACTTTAATGGGGCTGGGGCAACTGGGCTGTCCTCCTGCTCCCTGCTCAGAGTATTTACTTTATGGTAGCCCAAGGACGGTTCTATCCCATCAGGACACGGGTGACACGTTACAGGCTGGCAATGATCCGTCCTGTTCATACGCTACAGCGACAGAGATGATATCTGGTGACATGCCTGTGGCTTTAGATACACAGACTAATCCAATGAGAGGGGAAATGGACCGGTACAGTGgtagtgtatactctgaagggtCCCTAGAAAAGAAAGGGGAGGTTATAGTCATAGATGAGGTGACTGTAAAAGTGGAGGGTGACGCACCTCTGACATGGAATGCAGACGAGACTCATTTAAGAGAAGGACACTCGCAAGGCAACACCAGTGACTTCTTAGACTATAGTGAAAGCATAGAAAAAAATCAAAACGTCGTGACCCACTCCCCTTTACTCACTTTCAAGGATTGCGACCCGGTGTCCACGTCGATGGCACCTTCCGATTCACATGGTCGCATCCTTTTcgatcaggtattgaactcaaacAAAAGGGCTAGAGCCAAGGCTCTGGGAGGGGGCGCGACATCAGGCAATAGTAAAGAGAAACGcttcctctgcatgttctgtaacaaaggcttcagctgccctcagaaggtggagattcaccagagggtccacacgggggagaaacccttcagctgtacccagtgtcacatgcgcttcGCCCAGGCTTGCACCCTGAAGAGGCACCAAAGGGTCCACACGGGGGAAAAACCCtacagctgtacccagtgtcacatgcgcttcGCCCAGGCTGGTAAcctgaagatgcacctgaaggtccacacgggAGAAAGGTCTTCTGGCATTTAG